GAGTCTATGCCGGTATGCCAATCGGTCAATTGATTTATTTTGCTGTAGAAGGTGAGATAGAGACGTTTTACAATACAAAAGGTAATGCAAAATATAATGGCAAGACTATCCGTCCTGTCGAATCCATGATGTGGAAGAATAGTTTCTAAAATGAAAAACGTTGGATGGATTATTTTAGGGATGCTATTGATTGTCTTAGTCAGTGGGTTGCTCTATTACTTTGTCCATCCAATGTTTGGCGGAAGCTTTAAAGGTACACGATTGGAGCGGATGAAGCAATCGCCGAATTTCAGAAATGGTGTATTTCATAACCTAGAGGTGACACCGTCCTTGAAGAGTGATGTAAACGTCGTCTCTTTAATGTGGGATTTTCTTTTCAATAAAAAACCGGGGCTGAAGCCATTAGGTGTATTACCAGCCCTAAAATGTGATCTAAAAAATCTGCCATCACAAGATCTTCTGATATGGTTTGGCCACTCATCCTATCTACTGAAGATCGATGGTAAATTATTGCTTGTAGACCCTGTATTCAGTGAAAATGCTTCACCCGTTCCGGGGAGTAACAAAGCGTTTAAAATCGCAGTGGATTATACAGTAGCAGACTTCCCCAAAATAGATTATCTATTTATTTCCCATGATCATTATGATCATCTTGATTATGAGACCATCATCAAACTGCGTGAGAAGGTAGGTCAGGTCATCTGTGGTTTGGGGGTAGGCGCGCATTTCGAATCCTGGGGTTATAAAACAGAACAAATTGTCGAAGGCGATTGGTATGATCAGGTAAATCTTGTGCCTGATTTTCAGGTAACTTTCACCCCTGCTAGACATTTTTCCGGACGCAGAATCACGAGAAACAATACCCTTTGGACTTCCTTCGTGCTAAAGACTTCAAAGTATAATTTATTTTTAGGAGGTGATAGTGGTTATGGAAAACACTTTAAGACAATCGGTGAACGGTTTGGGCCATTTGACCTGGCTATTTTAGAAAATGGGCAGTATAATGATGCTTGGCATTATATTCACTCTTTGCCTGAAGAATGGGGACTTGAAACCAAAGATCTGCAAGCTAAAGTCACTATGCCTGTCCACTCTTCAAAATTTGCTCTGGCCATGCACGGGTGGAAGGAGCCGATGGAGAAGTTCTATGAGACCGCTCAAAAGGAACACAGTAAACTTATTACCCCGAAGATAGGGGAACTGGTTTCTCTGAATAAGCTGGATACCATATATTCCCCTTGGTGGCGGGACGTCAATTAAATTTATTGCTTGTTCTTTTCAGCAATCCACAGCGACATATATTTTGTGCTCTGTACAGTATGATGCAGGAGTATCTGGCTTATAAAATTCTGTTGTCGATGTTTATCCAGCTGAACCTTGAGTAAAGATAGATTGGTCATAAAATCCGCTTGATATTTCCGTTTTTCATAACGCTCGTTGATAATGCGAATGCCATTGGTCTGTGCTGTTTTCCAGGCGATCTCATCGTTATAAAGCTCTACTGTTTTTTGACAGAATGTTTCAGGCTCATCTTCGATAAAGCCATTCCAGGCTAGGTTACCTCTCATCGCCTCGGCACCAATGGATGTTGTGATGGAGGGAGTCCCCGTTTGCATGGCATCGATAAATTTGCCTTTTACACCAGCGCCAAATTGTATCGGCGCAACCAATAGTCTGTAATTGGACATGGTGAGCTTTGCAGAATCAGCCCGTCCCTTGATATGAAAATTCTCCCTGGGATTATGCAGCTGAAGTACTTTTTGGGTAGGATAGGCCCCATAGATATGTAATTCTACTTTCGGAAGCATTTTCCGAAGAATTGGCCAAATCGTTGTCTTTAGATATTGCACGGTATGCCAGTTCGGCTCATGGATGAAATTACCAATAAATAGTAGGTCTTTTCGCTCTTCAAATGGTTTCCAGGCATTAATATCGGTAGCAGTAATCTCATTTTCAAGAAAAGGGAGATAATAGAGAATATCGGGTGAAATGCGGAATACTTCCGTTAGAATTTTCATTTCGGACTCCGAAATAATCAATGATAAATCGCATCGTAATATTGAAGCAATTTCTCTTTTTGCAGTGTCGGTAAATAATTCCTCGAAAGAAAAATCGTCCTTGTTTTTAATACAGGTTTGTCGTGCCTGTCTTAAGAAATGGAGATCCTCGGTGTCAAGTATCCGAAGTGCATCCGGGCATTGTTGGGCCAACCGCCAACCATATTGTTCCTCCACCATAAAGCGGTCAAAGACAACAATATCAGGTTGCAGCTCTGCAATAAATCCGTCAAAACTGTCAGAGTTTAATACAATG
The window above is part of the Sphingobacterium sp. ML3W genome. Proteins encoded here:
- a CDS encoding glycosyltransferase codes for the protein MKEKRVLFIGLVWPEPTSSAAGFRMMQLIETFLDRSYQITFASAAAKSPYSAALKPLGVDEQSIVLNSDSFDGFIAELQPDIVVFDRFMVEEQYGWRLAQQCPDALRILDTEDLHFLRQARQTCIKNKDDFSFEELFTDTAKREIASILRCDLSLIISESEMKILTEVFRISPDILYYLPFLENEITATDINAWKPFEERKDLLFIGNFIHEPNWHTVQYLKTTIWPILRKMLPKVELHIYGAYPTQKVLQLHNPRENFHIKGRADSAKLTMSNYRLLVAPIQFGAGVKGKFIDAMQTGTPSITTSIGAEAMRGNLAWNGFIEDEPETFCQKTVELYNDEIAWKTAQTNGIRIINERYEKRKYQADFMTNLSLLKVQLDKHRQQNFISQILLHHTVQSTKYMSLWIAEKNKQ
- a CDS encoding MBL fold metallo-hydrolase → MKNVGWIILGMLLIVLVSGLLYYFVHPMFGGSFKGTRLERMKQSPNFRNGVFHNLEVTPSLKSDVNVVSLMWDFLFNKKPGLKPLGVLPALKCDLKNLPSQDLLIWFGHSSYLLKIDGKLLLVDPVFSENASPVPGSNKAFKIAVDYTVADFPKIDYLFISHDHYDHLDYETIIKLREKVGQVICGLGVGAHFESWGYKTEQIVEGDWYDQVNLVPDFQVTFTPARHFSGRRITRNNTLWTSFVLKTSKYNLFLGGDSGYGKHFKTIGERFGPFDLAILENGQYNDAWHYIHSLPEEWGLETKDLQAKVTMPVHSSKFALAMHGWKEPMEKFYETAQKEHSKLITPKIGELVSLNKLDTIYSPWWRDVN